In Chryseobacterium oranimense, a single window of DNA contains:
- a CDS encoding ligase-associated DNA damage response exonuclease, with protein MKLITFTKKGIYCPQGKFYIDPWRPVDLAVITHGHADHARWGMKKYLCHHYTKPILYQRIGLDIECQSVEYGEIITMNGVKVSLHPAGHIIGSAQIRLEYKGYVTVISGDYKVQEDGLSTPFELVKCNEFVTESTFGLPIYNWLEVPDLNKKLQTWVLKNQENAKTSVFIGYSLGKAQRIMKAVEGLGKIYVHYSIGKLNEAFESVGITLPDYKTADFRENPKEVRHEIVIVPPALLDSSIIRKIPDAATAICSGWMQVRGARRWRSADAGFAMSDHADWKGLLQAIKATEAEMVHVTHGQTEIFSKYLNEIGIKADVVQTQFGEDEEKSEKEIIENPEP; from the coding sequence TTGAAACTGATAACATTTACAAAAAAAGGCATTTACTGTCCCCAGGGTAAATTTTATATTGATCCCTGGAGGCCAGTAGATCTGGCAGTCATCACACATGGCCATGCCGACCATGCCCGCTGGGGAATGAAGAAATACCTTTGCCATCACTATACAAAACCCATTCTTTACCAGAGAATCGGCTTGGATATCGAATGCCAGAGTGTTGAATACGGTGAAATCATAACTATGAACGGAGTAAAGGTTTCGCTGCATCCTGCAGGACATATCATTGGCTCAGCCCAGATCAGGTTAGAATATAAAGGATATGTTACCGTTATTTCCGGCGATTATAAAGTGCAGGAAGACGGTTTGAGCACTCCTTTTGAACTGGTGAAATGCAATGAATTTGTCACTGAAAGTACTTTCGGACTGCCCATTTACAACTGGCTGGAAGTACCGGATCTCAATAAAAAACTTCAGACGTGGGTCCTCAAAAATCAGGAAAATGCAAAAACCTCTGTATTTATAGGATATTCTTTAGGTAAAGCACAGCGTATTATGAAAGCGGTGGAAGGTTTGGGGAAAATCTATGTCCATTATTCCATCGGAAAGCTCAATGAAGCTTTTGAATCCGTAGGAATTACTCTTCCGGACTATAAAACAGCCGATTTCAGGGAAAATCCAAAAGAAGTCCGTCATGAAATCGTCATTGTTCCGCCGGCACTTTTGGACAGCAGTATCATCAGGAAAATTCCGGATGCTGCAACAGCAATCTGTTCCGGGTGGATGCAGGTGCGCGGAGCAAGAAGATGGCGAAGTGCCGATGCCGGATTTGCGATGAGCGATCATGCCGACTGGAAAGGTCTGCTGCAGGCTATAAAGGCTACAGAAGCTGAAATGGTACATGTTACCCATGGCCAGACTGAGATTTTTTCAAAGTATTTAAATGAAATCGGTATTAAAGCAGATGTGGTGCAGACCCAGTTCGGGGAAGACGAGGAAAAATCTGAAAAAGAAATCATTGAAAATCCGGAACCATGA
- a CDS encoding AraC family transcriptional regulator — protein MEKTSEVIFDKLVYSCAFEMYRGHEEFIPDHFLGYQLSGETHAFYDKGKTVIKENTVVLVRKNQLIRTVKHPSKNKKYQFLSITLDQETLRQYAAEYKMIPSERFPDNKRLFFESDEFFTGYFTSLLPYIDKTKTATSRLAVLKVKEAIELILQANPDFKNLLFDFSEPHKIDLKEFMNKNFKFNVPVETFARLTGRSLSGFKRDFNKAFNMTPKQWLKEKRLEEAYYQIRHRNKKPSDIYLELGFENLSHFYYSFKQKFGLTTSKV, from the coding sequence ATGGAGAAAACTTCGGAAGTCATATTTGACAAGCTGGTATATTCCTGTGCTTTTGAAATGTACAGGGGGCACGAGGAATTTATTCCCGATCATTTTCTGGGCTATCAGCTGTCCGGTGAAACCCATGCTTTTTATGATAAAGGCAAAACTGTTATAAAGGAGAACACGGTAGTGCTCGTCAGAAAAAATCAACTGATCCGGACGGTAAAACATCCTTCAAAGAATAAAAAGTACCAGTTTCTGTCCATAACTCTCGACCAGGAAACGCTCCGGCAGTATGCAGCAGAATATAAAATGATCCCATCCGAAAGATTTCCGGATAATAAAAGGCTTTTTTTTGAGTCTGATGAATTTTTCACCGGGTATTTTACTTCACTGCTTCCATATATTGACAAAACAAAAACAGCAACCTCAAGGCTGGCTGTTTTAAAGGTTAAAGAGGCAATAGAGCTGATTCTGCAGGCTAATCCTGATTTTAAAAACCTGCTTTTTGATTTTTCAGAACCGCATAAGATCGATCTTAAGGAGTTTATGAATAAGAATTTTAAATTCAATGTGCCGGTGGAAACATTTGCAAGGCTTACAGGCCGCAGCCTTTCGGGGTTTAAGCGTGATTTCAATAAAGCTTTCAACATGACGCCTAAACAATGGCTTAAGGAAAAAAGACTGGAAGAAGCGTATTACCAGATCCGGCATAGGAATAAAAAGCCATCTGACATTTATCTTGAACTAGGATTTGAAAATCTCTCCCATTTCTATTATTCATTTAAACAAAAGTTTGGTTTAACGACCAGCAAAGTTTAA
- a CDS encoding ligase-associated DNA damage response DEXH box helicase, which produces MKTFENTNGFRVIQQWMADKGISPFKFQVDTWQKFGNGYSGMVVAPTGFGKTFSLFLALISDFMNHPENYKKGLKMIWITPLRSLSKDIAKAMQEAMDEIGLDWTVGVRNGDTDPKVRQQQVRNMPEILVVTPESLHLLLGQKNHDRFFQNLKCVAVDEWHELLGSKRGVMVELAISQLRKYVPKIKIWGITATIGNLDEAMDVLIPYDIKKTKITAREHKKIDILPVIPDELEILPWAGHLGAKLADKIVPIILDSKSTIVFTNTRSQSEMWYQLLLDAYPDFAGQIAIHHSSIDAHLRIWIEENLSAGKLKAVVSTSSLDLGIDFKPVDTVIQIGSAKGVARFLQRAGRSGHSPFETSKIYCVPTHSLELIEVAALKEAVKQKVIEPREPQVLCFDVLVQFLMTLAVGDGFYPEETFERIKTVFAFQEMTDEEWKSILDFLTIGGSVLKSYEEFHKIVIMEDGLYKVTSRKIAMLHRMNMGVIVSDAMLKVKFISGGYIGMVEEYFISKLKKEEKFILAGRTLEVAMIKDMTVYVRAAKGKAMAPSYLGGRLPLSSNLGHFLREKLSHALNPKASEKELKFLHPLLASQEKNSHIPKEDEFLVELIKNREGYHLFMYPFEGRLVHEVMAALIAYRVSKLAPISFSMAMNDYGFELFSDKEIPLNEDNLDKILTRENLMNDVIASINSAEMARRKFRDIAVISGMVIQNYAGKQRSNKSLQSSAGLIFKVLEDYDPNHFLVRQAYTEVFNMQLQEQRLVEAFRRIEKSKIILKYSHTFTPLSFPIKVDSLRQTLSSESLDTRIRKMVEQARKNG; this is translated from the coding sequence TTGAAAACATTTGAAAATACAAACGGGTTCAGAGTCATTCAGCAGTGGATGGCTGATAAAGGTATTTCCCCCTTTAAATTCCAGGTAGATACATGGCAGAAATTCGGGAACGGATACAGTGGAATGGTCGTTGCACCAACCGGCTTTGGAAAAACATTTTCCCTTTTCCTGGCTTTGATTTCAGATTTCATGAACCACCCTGAAAACTACAAAAAGGGGCTGAAAATGATCTGGATCACTCCCCTGCGCTCTTTATCCAAAGACATTGCCAAAGCGATGCAGGAAGCAATGGATGAAATTGGCTTAGATTGGACCGTTGGTGTACGAAACGGGGACACAGATCCCAAAGTCAGACAGCAGCAGGTCCGGAATATGCCGGAAATTCTGGTCGTTACTCCCGAAAGTCTCCATTTGCTTTTAGGGCAGAAAAATCATGACCGTTTCTTTCAGAATCTGAAATGCGTTGCAGTCGATGAATGGCATGAATTGCTGGGTTCAAAGCGTGGGGTTATGGTTGAACTGGCTATTTCACAATTGAGAAAATATGTCCCGAAAATAAAAATATGGGGCATCACAGCAACCATTGGAAATCTTGATGAAGCAATGGATGTCCTGATTCCTTACGACATCAAGAAAACAAAAATAACGGCCAGAGAGCATAAAAAAATAGATATTCTTCCGGTTATTCCGGATGAGCTAGAAATACTTCCCTGGGCCGGGCATTTGGGTGCCAAATTAGCCGATAAAATAGTCCCGATCATCCTTGATTCCAAATCCACCATTGTTTTCACCAATACAAGAAGTCAGAGTGAAATGTGGTACCAGCTCCTGCTGGATGCATATCCTGATTTTGCGGGTCAGATTGCTATCCATCACAGTTCCATCGATGCCCATCTCCGGATCTGGATCGAAGAAAATTTAAGTGCCGGAAAACTTAAAGCTGTGGTATCGACTTCCTCGTTGGATCTCGGAATCGATTTTAAGCCTGTAGACACCGTTATTCAGATCGGATCGGCAAAAGGAGTCGCCAGATTTCTTCAGCGCGCAGGACGAAGCGGCCACTCCCCTTTTGAAACCTCTAAAATTTATTGTGTCCCGACCCATTCTCTCGAGCTGATCGAGGTAGCAGCACTCAAGGAAGCTGTAAAACAGAAAGTGATAGAGCCCCGGGAACCACAGGTTTTATGCTTTGATGTATTGGTGCAGTTTCTGATGACTTTAGCTGTGGGAGATGGCTTTTATCCTGAAGAAACATTTGAAAGGATTAAAACAGTATTCGCTTTTCAGGAAATGACCGATGAAGAATGGAAAAGCATCCTCGACTTCCTTACCATTGGCGGAAGCGTTTTAAAGAGCTATGAAGAATTTCATAAGATCGTAATAATGGAAGACGGTCTTTATAAGGTAACCTCCAGAAAGATTGCCATGCTTCACCGCATGAATATGGGGGTTATTGTAAGCGATGCCATGCTTAAAGTAAAATTTATCTCCGGCGGCTATATCGGAATGGTAGAAGAGTATTTTATTTCAAAATTAAAAAAAGAAGAAAAATTCATTCTGGCCGGGCGAACGCTTGAAGTAGCCATGATTAAGGATATGACCGTATATGTCCGGGCCGCCAAAGGAAAAGCAATGGCGCCAAGCTATCTGGGTGGAAGACTTCCGCTAAGTTCAAATTTAGGACATTTTTTAAGAGAAAAGCTCTCCCATGCCTTAAACCCAAAAGCTTCAGAAAAAGAACTTAAATTTTTACATCCCTTACTGGCCAGTCAGGAAAAAAATTCCCATATTCCTAAAGAGGATGAATTTCTTGTGGAGCTTATCAAAAACCGTGAAGGCTATCATCTTTTCATGTACCCGTTTGAAGGCAGGCTGGTACATGAAGTAATGGCTGCACTAATTGCTTATCGCGTCTCAAAGCTGGCTCCTATTTCCTTTTCCATGGCGATGAACGACTATGGTTTCGAACTGTTCAGTGACAAGGAAATCCCCTTAAATGAAGATAATCTGGATAAGATTCTGACCAGAGAAAACCTGATGAATGATGTGATAGCCAGTATCAATTCTGCAGAAATGGCACGGAGAAAATTCCGGGATATTGCAGTAATTTCAGGAATGGTGATCCAGAATTATGCAGGAAAACAGCGCTCCAATAAATCTCTTCAAAGCTCTGCAGGCCTTATTTTTAAGGTGCTGGAAGATTATGATCCCAATCATTTCCTTGTCAGACAGGCTTATACCGAAGTTTTCAATATGCAGCTTCAGGAACAGCGTCTCGTGGAAGCATTCAGAAGAATAGAAAAATCAAAAATCATTTTAAAATATTCCCATACCTTTACACCCCTGAGTTTTCCGATCAAGGTAGACAGCTTAAGGCAAACCCTTTCAAGTGAAAGCCTGGATACAAGAATCAGGAAAATGGTTGAACAGGCGAGGAAAAATGGCTAA
- a CDS encoding DMT family transporter has translation MKNSNLAISATLLAIICVQGGASIAKQLFPLIGPIGTVSLRIGLSAVLLILINRPKFLQFTAQKWKYCAMYGIGLAAMNLIFYMAIQRIPLGLAVTVEFAGPLFLAIALSRKLLDVVWALLACIGILLIVPWQSDHVDLVGLGLAFLAGMFWAVYIVMGGKVAKIMDGKDAVTTGMVFASLAIIPFTIWDGAVFNLTPSIFVKGLGVAILSSALPFSLEIMALKRLPAKTFSILMSLEPAFAALSGWVFLAEELSFLQWISISCVIVASIGTTVFSKATAQNEIVQSKE, from the coding sequence ATGAAAAATTCAAACCTGGCAATTTCAGCAACACTTTTAGCGATTATCTGTGTACAGGGAGGCGCTTCCATTGCCAAACAGCTCTTTCCTCTGATAGGCCCTATCGGGACTGTTAGTTTGAGGATCGGGCTTTCTGCTGTGTTGCTCATTTTGATTAACCGTCCGAAATTTTTGCAGTTCACCGCACAAAAATGGAAGTACTGTGCAATGTATGGGATTGGTCTGGCAGCGATGAATCTCATTTTCTACATGGCTATTCAAAGGATCCCGTTGGGGCTGGCGGTTACGGTAGAATTTGCAGGGCCTTTATTTCTGGCCATTGCTTTATCCCGGAAATTGCTGGACGTAGTATGGGCATTGCTGGCCTGTATCGGGATATTACTCATTGTTCCGTGGCAGAGCGATCATGTTGATCTGGTTGGACTTGGATTGGCTTTTCTTGCAGGAATGTTTTGGGCGGTATACATCGTCATGGGTGGAAAAGTGGCTAAAATTATGGATGGAAAAGATGCGGTTACCACCGGAATGGTATTCGCAAGTCTGGCCATCATCCCTTTTACCATATGGGACGGAGCTGTATTCAATCTTACGCCTTCTATTTTTGTAAAAGGTTTAGGAGTGGCTATTTTGTCTAGTGCGTTGCCATTTTCACTGGAAATAATGGCATTGAAAAGACTTCCCGCAAAGACCTTCAGTATTCTGATGAGCCTGGAACCTGCATTTGCAGCTCTTTCGGGTTGGGTATTTCTGGCAGAAGAATTGAGTTTTTTACAATGGATTTCAATCAGTTGCGTCATTGTGGCAAGTATAGGAACAACTGTTTTCAGTAAAGCGACGGCTCAGAATGAAATTGTTCAAAGCAAAGAATAA
- a CDS encoding TetR/AcrR family transcriptional regulator, with translation MNTKDKIIEIGNKLLTERGYNAFSYADIAKSINIKTSSIHYHFPSKAELCLAIIEVHKQRILSLKNYQNTFSATEKLQKLFNYYLFLIDKQQICLTGTLASDYNSLDEKITEKLKEFNETILSHTAAILESGIEKKEFRLIKNCRLKALELLSLLVGLAQVGRLYTKEEIQLLMDEIINNLKL, from the coding sequence ATGAATACGAAAGATAAGATTATTGAAATAGGAAATAAACTGCTCACTGAACGAGGTTATAATGCCTTCAGCTATGCGGATATAGCAAAAAGTATTAATATAAAGACATCTTCCATACACTATCATTTTCCATCCAAAGCGGAGCTTTGCCTGGCCATTATTGAGGTGCACAAGCAACGGATCCTGAGTCTGAAAAATTACCAGAATACATTCTCAGCAACGGAAAAGCTGCAAAAACTTTTCAATTATTATCTTTTTCTTATTGATAAGCAGCAAATCTGCCTGACCGGAACTTTAGCCTCTGATTACAATTCATTGGATGAAAAAATCACAGAGAAACTAAAAGAGTTCAACGAAACCATTCTTTCCCATACAGCAGCAATTCTGGAATCAGGAATTGAAAAGAAGGAATTCCGTCTGATTAAGAACTGCCGGTTAAAGGCTTTGGAACTTTTATCTCTGCTGGTCGGGCTGGCACAGGTAGGAAGGTTATATACGAAAGAGGAAATTCAACTTTTAATGGATGAAATTATTAATAATCTAAAACTTTAA
- a CDS encoding SDR family oxidoreductase: MSKTILITGAASGFGKIAAFDLAKKGHKVIATAQVYPQMSDLIREAGEQGIELTVDKLDVTNSQDINYILKKYDIDILISNAGIMEGGPIAEQPLELIRSMFDVNVFGGLQLAQGFVKKFIEQKKPGKIVFTTSMGGLWTVPYVAAYCASKHAMEAIAEGLKTELAPFNIKIATCNPGVFGTGFNDRGVDSIFRWYNPEVNFTPESAFDGAADSLAHQLDPQSMAEVIVNVALDDNSNFRNVHPKETEDFVKQLQADAWTAKS; encoded by the coding sequence ATGAGCAAAACAATTTTAATTACAGGCGCAGCAAGCGGTTTCGGAAAAATAGCCGCATTTGATCTGGCTAAAAAAGGCCACAAAGTGATTGCAACAGCACAGGTGTATCCACAGATGAGTGATTTAATCAGGGAAGCAGGCGAACAGGGAATCGAACTTACAGTAGACAAACTGGATGTTACGAATTCACAGGACATCAATTATATCCTCAAAAAATATGATATTGATATTCTGATCAGCAATGCCGGTATTATGGAAGGAGGCCCTATTGCCGAGCAGCCACTGGAGCTTATTCGTTCTATGTTCGATGTGAATGTTTTTGGAGGATTGCAGCTGGCACAAGGCTTTGTTAAAAAATTCATTGAACAAAAGAAACCGGGCAAGATTGTATTCACCACTTCAATGGGAGGATTATGGACAGTTCCGTATGTAGCAGCCTATTGTGCCTCAAAACATGCTATGGAAGCTATTGCAGAGGGGTTAAAAACTGAACTGGCTCCATTTAACATTAAAATCGCAACGTGTAATCCGGGCGTTTTTGGAACAGGGTTTAATGACAGGGGAGTAGACTCTATTTTCCGATGGTATAATCCTGAAGTGAACTTTACTCCTGAATCTGCTTTTGACGGAGCGGCCGATTCTCTTGCCCACCAGCTGGATCCGCAGTCTATGGCAGAGGTGATTGTAAATGTAGCGCTGGATGACAATTCTAATTTCAGGAATGTACACCCTAAAGAAACGGAAGATTTTGTAAAACAATTACAGGCCGATGCATGGACTGCAAAAAGTTAA
- a CDS encoding GlcG/HbpS family heme-binding protein has translation MSITYNQAAKALQAATEKAKSINIPVSIAVVDAGGHLVTMARLDSVYGVIDFAVKKAKTAVMFGVDSDVMGTIISGADIHGYGMLNSNDGLLTIAGGVVIKDAEGKIIGAIASSGGTPEQDKEIARAGAAVMA, from the coding sequence ATGAGTATAACGTATAATCAGGCTGCAAAAGCGCTTCAGGCAGCCACAGAAAAAGCAAAATCCATCAATATTCCTGTAAGTATTGCCGTTGTGGATGCAGGAGGACATCTTGTAACGATGGCAAGACTGGACAGTGTTTACGGTGTTATCGATTTTGCTGTTAAGAAAGCGAAAACGGCAGTAATGTTCGGTGTCGACAGTGATGTAATGGGAACGATCATTTCCGGAGCAGATATTCACGGATATGGCATGCTGAATTCCAATGACGGGCTTCTTACCATTGCTGGCGGAGTAGTTATCAAAGATGCCGAGGGAAAAATCATAGGTGCAATTGCATCTTCCGGGGGAACTCCTGAACAGGATAAAGAGATTGCAAGGGCTGGTGCTGCTGTTATGGCTTAA
- a CDS encoding DUF4442 domain-containing protein, whose protein sequence is MTFYQTVSKYGAKIIGLPKLFKWTFNISPMYRRSTARIQSVSEDLSRICIKLPISYKNKNYMGTIFGGSMFSSVDPIPMVQLIYLTNHKYVIWDKSAEIYFKRPANIDLHAEFIYTKEELNEIEERIKTENEIVIVKTTQLTDKSKETLYCEIKKTIYIADKSFYKQKRELKKQKSE, encoded by the coding sequence ATGACTTTTTACCAAACTGTAAGCAAATACGGAGCAAAGATTATAGGACTGCCAAAGCTATTTAAATGGACATTCAATATATCTCCGATGTACCGCAGAAGCACTGCCAGAATACAGTCTGTATCTGAAGATTTATCAAGGATCTGCATCAAACTTCCGATCAGTTATAAGAACAAAAATTATATGGGAACTATTTTTGGCGGCAGCATGTTTTCTTCAGTAGATCCCATTCCAATGGTACAGCTGATCTATCTTACCAACCATAAATATGTCATTTGGGATAAATCTGCAGAAATCTATTTTAAACGTCCTGCCAATATTGATCTTCATGCAGAGTTTATTTACACAAAAGAGGAATTGAATGAAATAGAAGAACGGATAAAAACCGAAAACGAAATTGTAATTGTAAAAACAACACAACTTACAGATAAAAGTAAGGAAACTCTTTATTGCGAGATAAAGAAAACAATCTACATTGCCGATAAAAGTTTCTATAAACAAAAACGGGAATTAAAAAAGCAGAAATCTGAATAA
- a CDS encoding ATP-dependent DNA ligase — protein MKHFADLINALETTNKTNAKIDAIIDYLERAPDEDKVWFIALFTGKRPKRNVNTNYMKEWALEIAQLPFWLFQESYSSVGDLGETISLILPPPSEKIDRTLSQWMMDIVNLKDKSETEKKEFVLKSWNGLDYTERLLFNKLLGGSFRIGVSDKTLINALTRFSSQESSTLMHSLMGKWVPGEVTFQELISAENVNPDNSKPYPFCLAYPLEKELEELGNPEDWQTEYKWDGIRGQIIRRNDEVFIWSRGEELITDQFPEIKETVQAMKGNFVLDGEILAVKDSNVLNFNELQKRLNRKTLTKKMLADIPIEVFVYDLLELEGTDLREKSMAARRAMLEELLLNEAPLNIKLSQVINFEKWDDLNTIREASRDINSEGLMLKQKNSPYHSGRKKGDWWKWKVNPLTIDAVLIYAQKGSGRRSAYYTDYTFAVKSGDSLVTIAKAYSGLTDKEIMEVSKFVNKNAIEKFGPVRTVKAELVFEIAFEGIGFSSRHKSGVALRFPRIVRWRKDKSVAEIDELEEIKKLIQ, from the coding sequence ATGAAACATTTTGCTGATTTAATCAATGCCTTGGAAACCACCAATAAAACCAATGCTAAAATAGATGCCATTATTGATTATCTGGAACGCGCTCCGGATGAAGATAAAGTGTGGTTTATTGCTCTGTTTACCGGAAAAAGACCAAAAAGAAATGTGAATACCAATTACATGAAAGAATGGGCGCTGGAAATCGCGCAACTGCCCTTCTGGCTGTTTCAGGAGAGTTATTCTTCGGTAGGAGATCTCGGGGAAACTATTTCCTTAATCCTTCCGCCTCCTTCAGAAAAAATTGACCGCACCCTTTCCCAATGGATGATGGATATTGTTAATTTAAAAGACAAATCGGAAACCGAGAAAAAAGAATTTGTCCTGAAATCCTGGAACGGTTTGGACTATACTGAACGTTTGTTATTCAATAAATTACTGGGAGGAAGTTTCCGCATAGGCGTATCGGACAAAACACTCATCAATGCACTGACCAGATTTTCGTCCCAGGAATCCAGCACTCTTATGCACAGCCTGATGGGTAAATGGGTGCCCGGCGAAGTGACATTTCAGGAACTGATCTCGGCAGAAAACGTTAATCCTGATAATTCGAAGCCTTATCCTTTCTGCCTGGCTTATCCGCTGGAAAAAGAGCTTGAAGAACTGGGAAATCCCGAAGACTGGCAGACAGAATATAAATGGGATGGAATCCGCGGACAGATTATCCGGAGAAACGATGAAGTGTTTATATGGTCAAGAGGTGAAGAACTTATCACAGACCAGTTCCCGGAAATAAAAGAGACGGTGCAGGCCATGAAGGGGAATTTTGTCTTAGATGGAGAAATACTTGCGGTAAAGGATTCTAATGTTTTAAATTTTAATGAATTACAAAAAAGATTAAACAGGAAAACTTTAACCAAAAAAATGCTGGCAGATATTCCAATTGAAGTGTTTGTTTATGACTTACTGGAGCTTGAAGGAACGGATCTCCGTGAAAAATCAATGGCAGCCAGGCGGGCAATGCTTGAAGAATTACTGCTGAATGAAGCCCCTCTAAACATTAAACTTTCCCAGGTCATTAATTTTGAAAAATGGGATGACCTCAATACCATAAGGGAAGCGTCAAGAGATATTAACAGTGAAGGATTAATGCTGAAACAGAAAAATTCCCCCTATCATTCCGGCAGGAAAAAAGGCGACTGGTGGAAATGGAAAGTAAATCCTTTGACGATTGATGCCGTTTTAATTTATGCCCAAAAAGGCAGTGGAAGAAGAAGTGCCTATTATACAGACTATACATTTGCCGTAAAAAGCGGTGATAGTCTCGTTACCATTGCAAAAGCCTATTCCGGACTTACCGATAAAGAAATCATGGAAGTCAGTAAGTTCGTCAATAAGAACGCCATTGAAAAGTTCGGACCTGTCCGTACGGTAAAAGCCGAACTGGTCTTTGAAATTGCCTTTGAAGGTATAGGATTCAGCAGCAGGCATAAAAGCGGTGTTGCCTTAAGATTTCCAAGAATTGTAAGGTGGCGGAAAGATAAAAGCGTGGCGGAGATAGATGAACTGGAAGAAATAAAAAAACTGATCCAATAA